Proteins encoded within one genomic window of Flavobacterium oreochromis:
- a CDS encoding polysaccharide biosynthesis/export family protein yields MNKLTVYLLIFILFVISSCISNKDVVYLQGDKKVITLEQVALKPYRLQISDVLSIKIKALDSKLVEMFNVSNGGQGEASADGLYFDGYTINDHGYIRIPVLGDLQVVGLTLEELRVKIEKQLLSDYFRKEADVFVVVKLGGLRYTINGEIKTPGTKVLLQEKLTILEAIANSGDILITGDKKEVVLIRQLSQGAEIHTLDLTSVDLLKSPFYYIQPNDYIYIKPVKQKNWGLGTNALQSFTTIVSALSLVLTTFLLVKNIK; encoded by the coding sequence ATGAATAAATTAACTGTATATTTATTAATTTTTATCTTATTTGTTATTTCCTCTTGTATATCTAACAAAGATGTGGTTTATCTACAAGGTGATAAAAAAGTGATAACTTTAGAACAAGTTGCACTAAAACCGTATCGACTTCAGATTTCAGATGTGTTGTCTATAAAAATAAAAGCATTAGATTCTAAGTTAGTAGAAATGTTTAATGTTTCAAACGGTGGACAAGGAGAAGCTTCAGCAGATGGTTTATATTTTGATGGATATACAATAAATGATCATGGATACATAAGAATTCCTGTTCTAGGTGATTTGCAGGTAGTTGGTTTAACTTTGGAAGAGTTAAGGGTCAAAATAGAAAAACAACTTTTATCAGATTATTTTCGTAAAGAAGCTGATGTTTTTGTAGTTGTAAAATTGGGAGGTCTTCGTTATACAATTAATGGAGAGATCAAAACACCAGGAACAAAAGTGCTTTTACAAGAGAAACTAACAATTTTAGAAGCAATAGCTAACAGTGGAGATATTCTTATAACTGGAGATAAAAAAGAGGTAGTGTTAATTCGTCAACTATCTCAAGGTGCTGAAATTCATACGCTTGATTTGACGAGTGTTGATTTATTAAAATCGCCTTTTTATTACATTCAACCGAATGATTATATTTATATAAAACCTGTTAAACAAAAAAATTGGGGATTAGGTACTAATGCTTTGCAGTCTTTTACAACTATTGTTAGTGCGTTATCATTAGTACTTACTACTTTTTTATTAGTCAAAAATATTAAGTAA
- a CDS encoding SDR family oxidoreductase — protein sequence MKIVITGCAGFIGSNLTEYFLGKGYEIVGLDNFSTGYFKNIEHLLRNSNFKFIEGDIRDIEICKKVVQGADCILHQAALGSVPRSLHDPLTSNEVNVNGFLNMLWAAKEAGVKRFIYAASSSTYGDSQSLPKVEEIIGRPLSPYAITKYINELYADIFGKSYGIETIGLRYFNVFGRKQDPNGAYAAVIPKFVMQFMKYESPVINGDGEYSRDFTYIDNVIQMNELAMLTQDSRAINTVFNTAFGERTTLNQMITILQKELAKKDSKIADVKVVYGPKRNGDIPHSLASIEKAQIILGYQPKFSLQRGLEQAIHWYWENLE from the coding sequence GTGAAAATCGTAATTACAGGCTGTGCTGGATTTATTGGGTCTAATTTAACAGAATATTTTTTAGGAAAAGGATACGAAATCGTTGGTTTGGATAATTTTTCTACAGGCTATTTTAAAAATATAGAACACTTACTAAGAAATAGTAACTTTAAATTTATAGAAGGAGATATTAGAGATATTGAGATTTGTAAAAAAGTAGTTCAAGGGGCGGATTGTATATTGCATCAAGCAGCCTTAGGATCTGTTCCTAGATCATTGCATGATCCGTTAACATCTAATGAGGTAAATGTCAATGGCTTTTTAAATATGTTATGGGCTGCTAAAGAGGCGGGAGTTAAGAGATTTATATACGCAGCAAGTTCTTCTACTTATGGTGATTCGCAAAGTTTGCCTAAAGTTGAAGAAATTATAGGAAGACCACTTTCTCCCTATGCTATTACCAAATACATAAATGAATTATATGCAGATATTTTTGGTAAATCTTATGGGATTGAAACGATAGGTTTGCGTTATTTTAATGTTTTTGGTAGAAAACAAGATCCTAATGGAGCATACGCAGCAGTTATTCCTAAATTTGTAATGCAATTTATGAAATATGAAAGTCCTGTGATTAATGGTGATGGGGAGTACTCACGTGATTTTACTTATATAGATAATGTGATTCAGATGAATGAGTTGGCTATGTTAACTCAAGACTCTAGAGCTATAAATACTGTTTTTAACACAGCATTTGGAGAAAGAACAACATTAAATCAAATGATTACTATTTTACAAAAGGAATTAGCAAAAAAAGACTCTAAAATTGCAGATGTTAAAGTGGTTTATGGTCCAAAAAGAAATGGAGATATTCCTCATTCTTTAGCTTCCATAGAAAAAGCACAAATTATATTAGGATACCAGCCTAAATTCTCTTTACAAAGAGGGTTGGAGCAAGCTATTCATTGGTATTGGGAAAATTTAGAATAA
- the eno gene encoding phosphopyruvate hydratase, which yields MSIIIKVHARQILDSRGNPTVEVDVVTENGILGRAAVPSGASTGEHEAVELRDGGSHFMGKGVLKAVENVNTTIAETLVGISVFEQNLIDKLMIDLDGTSNKSKLGANAILGVSLAVAKAAANELGLPLYRYVGGVSGNTLPVPMMNIINGGSHSDAPIAFQEFMIMPVKATSFTHAMQMGTEVFHNLKKVLHDRNLSTAVGDEGGFAPNLAGGTEDALDSIKLAVEKAGYVFGEDIMIALDCAASEFYVNGNYDYTKFEGATGKVRTSAEQADYLAELCAKYPIVSIEDGMYEDDWNGWELLTDKIGDKVQLVGDDLFVTNVERLSRGIAENIANSILIKVNQIGTLTETIAAVNMAHNAGYTSVMSHRSGETEDNTIADLAVALNCGQIKTGSASRSDRMAKYNQLLRIEEELGDVAYFPGKNAFKVK from the coding sequence ATGAGTATTATAATAAAAGTTCATGCTAGACAGATCTTAGATTCAAGAGGAAACCCTACAGTAGAAGTAGATGTAGTTACAGAAAATGGTATTTTAGGTCGTGCGGCTGTTCCTTCAGGAGCTTCAACAGGGGAACATGAAGCAGTTGAATTACGAGATGGAGGTAGTCATTTCATGGGTAAAGGGGTTTTGAAAGCTGTTGAAAATGTTAATACTACAATTGCAGAGACTTTAGTAGGTATTTCAGTTTTTGAACAAAACCTAATTGATAAATTAATGATTGATTTAGATGGAACTTCTAATAAATCAAAATTGGGAGCAAATGCTATTTTAGGGGTTTCATTAGCGGTGGCTAAAGCAGCTGCTAACGAATTAGGCTTGCCTTTGTATCGTTACGTAGGGGGTGTTTCAGGAAACACATTGCCGGTACCTATGATGAACATCATTAACGGAGGTTCGCACTCGGATGCACCTATCGCTTTCCAAGAATTTATGATTATGCCTGTAAAAGCAACTTCTTTTACCCATGCGATGCAAATGGGTACTGAGGTTTTTCATAATTTGAAAAAAGTATTACATGATAGAAATTTATCTACTGCTGTGGGTGATGAGGGTGGTTTTGCACCAAATTTAGCAGGTGGTACTGAGGATGCCCTAGATTCTATCAAATTAGCAGTTGAAAAAGCAGGTTATGTTTTTGGTGAAGACATTATGATTGCCTTAGATTGTGCTGCTTCTGAGTTTTATGTAAATGGTAATTACGATTATACGAAGTTTGAGGGAGCTACTGGAAAAGTAAGAACTTCTGCTGAACAAGCTGATTATTTAGCTGAATTATGTGCTAAATACCCTATTGTTTCGATCGAAGATGGTATGTATGAAGATGATTGGAATGGGTGGGAATTGTTGACAGATAAAATTGGTGATAAAGTACAGTTGGTAGGTGACGATTTGTTTGTGACAAATGTAGAGCGCCTTTCAAGAGGGATTGCTGAAAATATAGCAAACTCTATTTTGATTAAAGTGAACCAAATTGGTACTTTAACAGAAACGATTGCAGCTGTAAATATGGCGCATAATGCAGGTTATACTTCGGTAATGTCTCACCGTTCAGGAGAAACGGAAGATAATACAATTGCTGACTTAGCGGTAGCATTAAATTGTGGTCAAATCAAAACAGGATCGGCATCACGCTCAGATCGTATGGCTAAATATAATCAATTATTACGCATTGAGGAAGAATTAGGAGATGTGGCTTATTTTCCTGGAAAAAATGCTTTTAAAGTAAAGTAA
- a CDS encoding MarC family NAAT transporter, translated as MDLFFYIFAALFSVLNPIGAVPVFVGLTNGYTRQELTKTSKWTAINVFIIMTVAYFLGEYVLRFFGISLEALRIAGGMIIANSGFGLLSGKVKKRKGINKKVEDEAQQKHAIALTPLAMPLLAGPGSISLLIAFYQEHNNWMAISLAISAILAVAISIFLVLNSAHYLVRFLGEAGIVAISRIVGFFVIAIGVQYIVNAILKIIENSNLIK; from the coding sequence ATGGATTTATTTTTCTACATCTTTGCTGCCTTATTTTCCGTCCTTAACCCTATTGGTGCTGTTCCTGTTTTCGTAGGACTTACTAATGGATACACTCGTCAAGAATTAACGAAAACATCTAAATGGACTGCAATAAATGTTTTTATCATTATGACAGTAGCTTATTTTTTAGGAGAATATGTCTTACGATTCTTTGGTATTAGTTTAGAAGCATTACGTATTGCTGGCGGAATGATTATAGCGAATTCAGGGTTTGGCTTATTATCTGGGAAGGTAAAAAAACGTAAAGGTATAAATAAAAAAGTTGAAGATGAAGCTCAGCAAAAACATGCAATTGCGCTTACACCTTTGGCTATGCCTTTATTAGCTGGTCCTGGCTCAATCTCTCTATTAATTGCTTTTTATCAAGAACATAATAATTGGATGGCAATTAGCTTAGCCATTAGTGCTATTTTAGCTGTAGCCATTTCTATTTTTTTAGTATTAAATAGCGCTCATTACTTAGTACGTTTTCTTGGAGAAGCTGGAATCGTAGCAATTTCTAGAATCGTTGGTTTTTTTGTAATCGCTATCGGGGTACAATATATAGTTAATGCTATTCTAAAAATCATAGAAAACAGCAACCTAATTAAGTAA
- a CDS encoding tyrosine-protein kinase family protein: protein MITSSVGGEGKTFCSLNIASVFAFSEKKTVVVGLDLRKPKLFEDFNLTNNEGVVNYLIGQKKLEEIIKNTHIPYLDLISSGPIPPNPSELILSESMEELINELKKHYDYIILDTPPIGLVADALELIPFCDTSIYVVRQGVTKKEMLRIVNEKHKSGVLKNISIVFNGYHNKSKYGYGYGDGYGYGYGAYGDGYLENQPKKTWWKKFSIKLSDKDKKK from the coding sequence ATGATTACTTCCTCAGTTGGAGGAGAAGGCAAAACATTCTGTTCTCTTAATATCGCTTCTGTATTTGCTTTTAGCGAAAAGAAAACAGTAGTAGTAGGTCTTGATTTGCGAAAACCAAAACTATTTGAAGATTTTAATCTTACCAATAATGAAGGAGTTGTTAATTATTTGATTGGACAAAAGAAATTAGAAGAAATAATTAAAAATACACATATACCTTATTTAGATTTAATTAGTTCAGGACCTATACCGCCTAATCCTTCAGAACTAATTCTTAGTGAAAGTATGGAGGAATTAATAAATGAATTAAAAAAACATTATGATTATATAATATTGGATACCCCTCCAATAGGCTTAGTAGCAGACGCATTAGAATTAATACCTTTTTGTGATACATCTATTTATGTCGTAAGGCAAGGGGTGACTAAAAAGGAAATGTTGCGTATCGTAAATGAAAAGCATAAATCAGGTGTTTTGAAAAACATTAGTATTGTTTTTAATGGCTATCATAATAAATCAAAATATGGTTATGGTTACGGAGATGGCTATGGTTATGGTTATGGAGCGTATGGAGATGGTTATTTAGAAAATCAGCCTAAAAAAACTTGGTGGAAAAAGTTTAGTATAAAATTATCAGATAAAGATAAAAAAAAATAA
- a CDS encoding CoA-binding protein, with product MKTLVLGASSNPERYSFIAMSRLLQYDHEVVAIGLKNERVFGIEIQIGFPVLGDIHTVTLYLNPQRQKEYYDYIIALKPKRVIFNPGTENPEFYELLKENHIKVEEACTLVLLSTKQY from the coding sequence ATGAAAACATTAGTTTTAGGAGCATCTAGTAACCCAGAGAGATATTCATTTATAGCAATGAGCAGATTATTGCAATATGATCATGAAGTCGTTGCCATAGGTTTGAAAAATGAACGTGTTTTTGGAATAGAAATTCAAATAGGATTTCCTGTTTTAGGAGATATTCATACTGTAACTTTATATTTAAATCCACAACGTCAAAAAGAATATTATGATTATATAATAGCATTAAAACCAAAGCGAGTTATTTTTAATCCAGGTACTGAAAATCCTGAATTTTATGAGTTATTAAAAGAAAATCATATTAAAGTAGAGGAAGCATGTACATTAGTACTTTTAAGTACTAAGCAATATTAA
- a CDS encoding arginase, translating to MSKSITFLINKSEIAAGTRGASLGPDAVITAARKKESYIFGENPIEIIQDVNAYLDKPTKFPFAKRIDGLVTIYEKLNSKVSSLLKNEQFPVILAADHGSAGGTIAGIKTAYPDKRIGVIWIDAHADIHTPYTTPSGNMHGMPLASVMDIDNLECQINKLDEKTVDYWDKLKNVGGIRKKLNPQDLVYIAVRDTEPEEEAVIEKLGLKWYTVQDVRNLGIWTLVNNINAQLHQCDVIYISFDVDSMDPILTSHGTGTPVPNGITPQEAKDLLVHLISNPKTTCVEVVEVNPCLDEKTNAMAEITLDIVDSIVNVVKNR from the coding sequence ATGAGTAAGTCAATTACTTTTTTAATAAACAAATCAGAAATCGCAGCAGGCACACGTGGTGCTTCTCTAGGTCCAGATGCTGTTATTACCGCAGCTAGAAAAAAGGAGAGTTATATCTTTGGAGAAAATCCTATTGAAATTATTCAGGATGTAAATGCTTATTTAGATAAGCCAACAAAATTTCCTTTTGCAAAACGAATAGACGGCTTGGTAACTATTTATGAAAAGCTTAATTCAAAAGTTTCTTCATTATTGAAAAATGAACAATTTCCAGTTATTTTAGCAGCGGATCATGGGTCAGCTGGAGGTACTATAGCGGGTATTAAAACAGCTTATCCAGATAAAAGAATTGGTGTTATTTGGATTGATGCACATGCAGATATCCATACCCCTTATACAACACCATCAGGGAATATGCATGGAATGCCATTAGCTTCTGTAATGGATATAGATAACCTTGAGTGTCAGATAAACAAACTTGACGAAAAAACAGTTGATTATTGGGATAAACTAAAAAATGTAGGAGGAATTAGAAAAAAGCTAAACCCTCAAGATTTAGTCTATATAGCTGTACGTGATACAGAACCTGAAGAAGAAGCTGTTATTGAAAAATTAGGTTTAAAATGGTATACCGTACAAGATGTTCGTAATTTAGGAATATGGACTTTAGTTAATAATATCAATGCACAATTGCATCAATGTGATGTAATTTATATCTCGTTTGATGTAGATTCTATGGATCCTATTCTAACTTCGCATGGGACAGGAACTCCAGTGCCTAATGGAATTACACCTCAAGAAGCAAAAGATTTGTTAGTACATTTAATTTCTAATCCTAAAACGACTTGTGTAGAGGTAGTAGAGGTAAATCCTTGCCTAGATGAAAAAACAAATGCGATGGCAGAAATAACTTTAGATATAGTAGATTCTATAGTAAATGTAGTGAAGAATAGATAA
- a CDS encoding citrate synthase, which yields MSKTAILEIDGNKYEFPVMVGSENETAIDIEKLRALTGAITIDPGYKNSGSCVSEITFLDGEEGILRYRGYAIEDLAENATFLEVSYLIIFGELPTQAQLEKFETDIRKYTLVNEEMKNIIDGFPKTAHPMGVLSSLTSALTAFNPKVVNVENETEMYEAICKTMGKFLVIATWTYRKMMGFPLNYYDNTKGYVENFMRLMFELPTGPYKTNATVINALDKLFILHADHEQNCSTSTVRIVGSSHAGLFASISAGVSALWGPLHGGANQAVLEMLEQIQKDGGDAQKALERAKDKEDPFRLMGFGHRVYKNFDPRAKIIKKAADEVLAELGVNDPILSIAKQLEEAALVDPYFVDRKLYPNVDFYSGIIYRALGIPTDMFTVLFAIGRLPGWIAQWKEMRLNKEPIGRPRQVYTGYPLRPFVSMDKR from the coding sequence ATGTCAAAAACTGCGATATTAGAGATCGATGGCAATAAGTATGAGTTCCCAGTGATGGTGGGTTCAGAAAATGAAACAGCTATCGACATTGAAAAATTACGTGCTTTAACAGGTGCCATTACGATTGATCCAGGGTATAAAAACTCAGGTTCTTGTGTAAGTGAAATTACTTTCTTAGATGGAGAGGAAGGGATCTTACGTTATAGAGGATATGCTATTGAAGATTTAGCAGAAAATGCTACTTTTCTAGAAGTGTCTTACTTGATTATTTTTGGTGAATTGCCTACTCAAGCACAATTAGAAAAATTTGAAACAGATATTCGTAAATATACTTTGGTGAACGAAGAAATGAAGAATATCATCGATGGTTTCCCTAAAACAGCCCATCCAATGGGGGTGTTGTCATCATTAACTTCAGCATTAACTGCTTTTAATCCTAAAGTAGTAAATGTGGAAAATGAAACGGAGATGTATGAAGCTATTTGTAAGACAATGGGTAAATTCTTGGTGATTGCAACGTGGACTTACCGAAAAATGATGGGATTCCCATTGAATTACTATGATAATACAAAAGGATATGTAGAAAACTTCATGCGTTTAATGTTTGAATTACCTACAGGTCCTTATAAAACTAATGCAACAGTTATTAATGCACTAGATAAATTGTTTATTCTTCATGCTGATCACGAACAAAACTGCTCTACATCAACAGTAAGAATAGTAGGTTCTTCACATGCAGGGTTATTTGCTTCTATTTCAGCTGGAGTTTCTGCATTATGGGGACCCTTACATGGAGGAGCAAATCAAGCAGTTCTTGAAATGTTAGAACAAATTCAAAAAGATGGAGGAGATGCTCAAAAAGCACTAGAGAGAGCTAAAGATAAAGAAGATCCTTTCCGTTTAATGGGATTCGGTCATAGAGTATATAAAAACTTTGATCCTCGTGCTAAAATTATTAAAAAGGCAGCAGACGAAGTATTGGCTGAATTAGGTGTAAATGATCCTATCTTAAGTATAGCTAAACAATTAGAAGAAGCTGCTTTAGTTGATCCATATTTTGTGGATAGAAAATTATACCCGAATGTAGACTTTTATTCAGGTATTATTTATAGAGCATTAGGAATACCTACTGATATGTTTACAGTATTATTTGCTATTGGTCGTCTTCCTGGTTGGATTGCACAATGGAAAGAAATGCGTTTAAATAAAGAACCTATCGGTCGTCCACGTCAAGTATATACAGGTTATCCGTTAAGACCATTTGTTTCTATGGATAAAAGATAA
- the recR gene encoding recombination mediator RecR gives MDFSSKILENAVEEIAQLPGIGKRTALRLALHLLKQPIEQTTFLTDALLKMRNEIKFCKSCHNISDIDICEICSNENRNQTLVCIVEDIRDVMAIENTGQYRGVYHVLGGKISPIEGVGPSQLKINSLVEKIKTGSVKEVIFALSSTMEGDTTNFYIYRQIKDCSLIISSLARGISVGDELEYADEITLGRSILNRIPFENSLKTP, from the coding sequence ATGGATTTTTCTTCAAAAATATTAGAAAATGCAGTAGAAGAGATTGCACAATTACCAGGAATTGGTAAGCGGACAGCTTTACGTTTAGCATTACATTTGTTAAAACAACCAATAGAACAAACAACTTTTTTGACAGATGCTTTGTTAAAAATGCGAAATGAAATTAAGTTTTGTAAGTCATGCCATAATATTTCAGATATAGATATTTGTGAGATTTGCTCCAATGAAAATAGAAATCAAACATTAGTTTGTATAGTTGAAGATATTCGAGATGTAATGGCTATTGAAAATACAGGGCAATATCGAGGAGTATATCATGTATTAGGTGGAAAAATTTCACCTATAGAAGGGGTGGGGCCTAGTCAATTAAAAATTAATTCTTTAGTAGAAAAAATAAAAACAGGTAGCGTTAAGGAAGTTATATTTGCCTTGAGTTCTACTATGGAAGGAGATACTACTAATTTTTATATTTATAGGCAAATAAAAGATTGTTCGCTGATTATATCTTCATTAGCAAGAGGTATTTCAGTAGGAGATGAATTAGAATATGCAGATGAAATAACTTTAGGACGTAGTATTTTGAATCGAATTCCATTTGAAAATTCATTAAAAACTCCTTAG